A single region of the Actinomycetes bacterium genome encodes:
- a CDS encoding glutamate decarboxylase, which yields MPELPAESPLRNDPPANHYFADGLPRDGFPQHGMRARDAFELIHLGLRVDGQPSMNLASFVTTWMEPEARVLIDEAISTNHIDHEEYPIVEMVERECVKMLADLWNAPDVDDSVGVATIGSSEAIMLGLLAHKFSWRKRREDAGLPADKPNVVFGAETHIVWDKFARYFDVEMRKIPMRPDRFVVHPDDVEAQIDENTIAVGAVLGTTFIGEADPIEELNDLLVGIKQDKGWDIPIHVDGASGGFITPFSNPDEKWDFRLEQVASINASGHKYGLVYPGVGWLVFRDHSYLPDDLIFSVNYLGGAQPTFTFNFSRGSAMIQAQYYNFVRLGREGYAAVVENMLANAKRLNEGLEATGRFEILNPKLAEPVVTFRLKGGAGFDEFHVSDRLRMNGWIVPAYTLPPNAEKTTVMRVVVRNDMSRDKIDLLLQHINNALDYLDGHEMPETDNERAADDKTRHHC from the coding sequence ATGCCTGAACTCCCCGCTGAATCTCCCCTCCGCAACGACCCGCCGGCCAACCACTACTTCGCGGATGGGCTGCCGCGCGACGGATTCCCCCAGCATGGAATGCGTGCGCGCGACGCGTTCGAGTTGATCCATCTGGGCCTGCGCGTCGATGGCCAGCCGTCGATGAACCTCGCGAGCTTCGTCACCACATGGATGGAGCCGGAGGCTCGGGTGCTGATCGACGAGGCCATCAGTACCAACCACATCGACCACGAGGAGTACCCGATCGTGGAGATGGTCGAGCGTGAGTGCGTGAAGATGCTCGCGGACCTGTGGAACGCCCCTGATGTCGACGACTCCGTGGGCGTCGCCACCATCGGCTCCTCCGAGGCGATCATGCTGGGGCTGCTCGCGCACAAGTTCTCATGGCGCAAGCGTCGAGAGGATGCGGGCCTCCCGGCCGACAAGCCCAACGTTGTGTTCGGCGCAGAGACTCACATCGTGTGGGACAAGTTCGCCCGTTACTTCGACGTCGAGATGCGCAAGATCCCGATGCGGCCCGACCGCTTCGTGGTGCATCCCGACGATGTCGAGGCACAGATCGACGAGAACACGATCGCGGTGGGAGCGGTCCTCGGGACCACCTTCATCGGCGAGGCCGACCCGATCGAGGAGCTGAACGATCTGCTCGTCGGCATCAAGCAGGACAAGGGGTGGGACATCCCGATACACGTCGACGGTGCCAGCGGCGGCTTCATAACCCCATTCTCGAATCCTGACGAGAAGTGGGACTTCCGCCTGGAGCAGGTGGCATCCATCAACGCCTCCGGTCACAAGTACGGGCTCGTCTACCCGGGGGTCGGCTGGCTGGTGTTCAGGGACCACAGCTACCTGCCCGATGACCTGATCTTCAGCGTCAACTACCTGGGTGGGGCACAGCCGACGTTCACCTTCAACTTCTCGCGAGGGTCGGCGATGATCCAGGCGCAGTACTACAACTTCGTGCGGCTCGGTCGCGAGGGCTACGCAGCGGTGGTCGAGAACATGCTGGCGAATGCCAAGCGCCTCAACGAGGGCCTCGAGGCAACGGGTCGATTCGAGATCCTGAACCCGAAACTGGCCGAGCCGGTCGTGACGTTCCGGCTGAAGGGCGGCGCCGGCTTCGACGAGTTCCACGTGTCTGACCGACTTCGCATGAACGGCTGGATCGTGCCGGCCTACACGCTTCCGCCCAATGCGGAGAAGACAACCGTGATGCGTGTCGTGGTGCGCAACGACATGAGCCGCGACAAGATCGACCTGCTCCTTCAGCACATCAACAACGCGCTGGATTACCTCGACGGCCACGAGATGCCCGAGACCGACAACGAGCGGGCCGCCGACGACAAGACCCGGCACCACTGCTGA
- a CDS encoding DUF4333 domain-containing protein: MTRTPKLILCLVATSFLLAVGCGSKVSSSSIEEQISSALEGQVGTAPDSVSCPDDLDAEVGATARCELSFEGETYGVSVEVTSVEGDVAAFDIEVDEEPS, translated from the coding sequence ATGACGCGCACCCCCAAGCTCATCCTCTGCCTCGTGGCGACCAGCTTCCTTCTCGCGGTCGGCTGCGGTTCCAAGGTCTCTTCCTCCAGCATCGAGGAACAGATCTCCAGTGCGCTCGAGGGCCAGGTCGGCACCGCCCCCGACTCGGTCAGCTGTCCGGACGACCTCGACGCCGAGGTCGGTGCTACCGCCCGCTGCGAGCTGTCCTTCGAAGGCGAGACCTACGGCGTTTCGGTCGAGGTCACCAGCGTCGAGGGCGACGTCGCCGCCTTTGACATCGAGGTCGACGAAGAACCGAGCTGA
- a CDS encoding heavy metal-responsive transcriptional regulator, producing MRIGELAELAAVPAGTIRYYESIELLDEPGRTASGYRDYSDADLERLRFIREAKASGLTLVEVASVLELKDSGEGSCEHTRALLARHIDDIDQQLEALTRARAQLVSLSQRADSLDPALCTDPHRCQVISTAGDEIT from the coding sequence ATGCGCATCGGCGAGCTCGCGGAGCTGGCGGCCGTGCCGGCCGGCACGATCCGCTACTACGAGTCCATCGAGCTGCTCGACGAACCCGGTCGTACCGCTTCTGGCTACCGCGACTACTCCGACGCAGACCTCGAGAGGCTGCGATTCATCCGCGAAGCGAAGGCGAGCGGTCTGACGCTTGTCGAAGTCGCGTCGGTGCTCGAGCTGAAGGACTCAGGGGAGGGAAGCTGTGAGCACACCCGCGCGCTGCTCGCCCGCCACATCGACGACATCGACCAGCAGCTGGAGGCGCTGACCCGGGCCCGCGCACAGCTGGTGTCGCTGTCGCAACGGGCGGACTCGCTGGATCCCGCACTCTGCACAGACCCGCATCGATGCCAGGTGATTTCGACCGCAGGGGATGAGATCACTTGA